The following are from one region of the Longimicrobiales bacterium genome:
- a CDS encoding RluA family pseudouridine synthase translates to MGVKGAQSDLEPDDLVGEVHTLVVAEGDSQRLDVFISERLELSRTRVQKLLGDGHITVDGRLGKKSEIVEAGRAIAVRVPPAESVEIGAEDLPLDIVYQDDSLVVVNKAPGMVVHPAPGHRGGTLVNALLWHVPTVEGVGGRARPGIVHRLDRDTSGLLVVAKTDHAHQTLSDALRARRVKRFYTTAAWGHLNESPLIVDAPIGRDPRDRKRMAVLDDGRDATTRFEVTERWSRVDLLRVALKTGRTHQIRVHLAHLGHPVVGDATYGVGWVKGLGGPTRRWVDELARRTPRQFLHAAELVFTHPESGEVMQFKAELPEDLAAVAEWARAP, encoded by the coding sequence GACTCTCAGCGACTCGATGTCTTCATTTCGGAACGGCTTGAGCTTTCACGCACGAGAGTTCAGAAGCTGCTCGGCGACGGCCATATCACGGTCGACGGCCGGTTGGGGAAGAAGTCAGAGATCGTAGAGGCGGGGCGGGCGATAGCGGTGCGAGTGCCTCCCGCGGAATCTGTCGAGATCGGAGCCGAAGACCTGCCGCTCGATATCGTCTACCAGGACGACTCGCTTGTCGTCGTGAACAAGGCGCCGGGGATGGTCGTGCACCCCGCACCCGGGCATCGCGGCGGTACGCTGGTCAATGCGCTCCTGTGGCACGTCCCGACGGTTGAAGGCGTTGGAGGACGCGCACGCCCAGGTATCGTCCACCGGCTGGACCGTGACACGTCGGGTCTTCTCGTCGTGGCCAAGACGGACCACGCACATCAGACGCTGTCCGACGCATTGAGGGCCCGCCGAGTGAAGCGGTTCTACACGACCGCTGCCTGGGGTCACCTGAATGAGTCTCCTCTCATTGTCGACGCGCCGATCGGGCGGGACCCGCGGGACCGAAAGCGGATGGCGGTTCTGGACGACGGGCGTGACGCGACAACTCGTTTCGAGGTGACAGAGCGGTGGAGCCGGGTGGACCTACTTCGCGTGGCTTTGAAGACCGGACGGACCCACCAGATTCGTGTACATCTGGCCCACCTTGGCCATCCGGTGGTTGGTGATGCGACGTACGGTGTGGGTTGGGTAAAGGGGCTGGGTGGTCCGACGCGCCGGTGGGTCGACGAGCTGGCCCGACGCACCCCTCGCCAGTTTCTTCATGCTGCCGAACTTGTATTCACGCACCCCGAATCGGGCGAGGTCATGCAATTCAAGGCTGAACTTCCTGAGGACCTCGCAGCCGTGGCTGAGTGGGCTCGTGCGCCTTGA